A single window of Streptomyces sp. NBC_00464 DNA harbors:
- a CDS encoding RNA polymerase sigma factor, translating to MLGDDAGLTAAVLAAQDGDEDAFRTVYRAVQPRLLGYIRTLVGEPDAEDVASESWLQIARDLDRFSGDADRFRGWAARIARNRALDHLRMRGRRPAIGGDETELSEKPAGSDTADEAIEALATGRTMSLIAQLPQDQAEAVVLRVVVGLDAKSAAQTLGKRPGAVRTAAHRGLKRLAELLRTDGADVADAADGAGRPGGDGGPPAAGSAEGSLPRGGGPDGGVGAPRGPADDTAPAQSPQANGAGRTAELGAVPAQRLSRTGLVAPAGVTHSRLWTQKDM from the coding sequence GTGCTGGGGGACGACGCGGGGCTTACTGCCGCGGTGCTCGCGGCGCAGGACGGGGACGAGGACGCCTTCCGTACTGTGTACCGCGCTGTGCAGCCGCGGCTGCTGGGCTACATACGAACACTGGTGGGGGAGCCGGATGCCGAGGACGTGGCGTCCGAGTCGTGGCTGCAGATAGCCAGGGACCTCGACCGTTTCAGCGGTGACGCCGACCGGTTCCGGGGGTGGGCGGCGCGGATAGCGCGTAACCGGGCCCTGGACCATCTGCGGATGCGCGGCAGGCGGCCCGCCATCGGCGGTGACGAGACGGAGCTGTCCGAGAAACCGGCCGGGTCCGACACGGCCGACGAGGCGATCGAGGCGCTGGCCACCGGCCGCACGATGTCGCTCATCGCCCAGCTGCCGCAGGACCAGGCCGAGGCCGTGGTGCTGCGCGTGGTGGTCGGTCTCGACGCGAAGAGCGCGGCGCAGACGCTGGGCAAGCGGCCCGGTGCGGTCCGCACCGCCGCGCACCGCGGGCTGAAGCGGCTCGCCGAACTGCTGCGGACCGATGGCGCGGACGTTGCGGACGCCGCGGACGGTGCCGGGCGCCCGGGTGGCGACGGCGGTCCGCCGGCGGCCGGTTCCGCGGAAGGGAGCCTTCCGCGCGGCGGCGGACCTGACGGCGGGGTCGGCGCGCCCAGGGGGCCGGCCGACGACACGGCCCCGGCGCAGTCCCCGCAGGCGAACGGGGCGGGCCGGACGGCGGAACTCGGCGCCGT
- a CDS encoding DNA-binding response regulator, protein MTGVTAILIEDATAIRLGLPTLLPDITFVATFARTEEALSARPAADIILLDLHLTNSGQRNTTQGVAAVTDLVAAGYRVCLYTQEERRFVLAACLAAGARGLIRKSAPLPEVAESIAQFAAGQVVVPQSLIALTELLVRKGSLTILSPRQRQVLAGRARGQTYSEMSRTMHLSESTLRGYWHELAAIAADHLQQTAPADIERSLGLAAGDLLGFWPAPSPARYD, encoded by the coding sequence ATGACCGGCGTCACCGCCATCCTCATCGAGGACGCCACCGCGATCCGGCTCGGACTGCCCACCCTGCTGCCCGACATCACCTTCGTGGCGACCTTCGCCCGGACCGAGGAAGCCCTGAGCGCGCGCCCGGCCGCCGACATCATCCTCCTCGACCTCCACCTGACGAACAGCGGCCAGCGGAACACCACCCAGGGCGTCGCCGCCGTCACCGACCTCGTCGCCGCCGGATACCGGGTCTGCCTCTACACGCAGGAGGAACGACGATTCGTTCTGGCGGCCTGCCTGGCCGCGGGCGCACGCGGCCTGATCCGCAAGTCCGCGCCCCTGCCTGAGGTCGCCGAGTCCATCGCGCAGTTCGCCGCGGGACAGGTCGTGGTTCCCCAGAGCCTCATCGCGCTCACCGAACTCCTCGTCCGCAAGGGCTCGCTCACCATCCTGTCCCCCCGTCAGCGTCAGGTCCTGGCGGGCCGGGCACGCGGCCAGACGTACAGCGAGATGAGCCGGACCATGCACTTGTCGGAGTCGACCCTGCGTGGGTACTGGCACGAGCTGGCGGCCATAGCCGCCGACCACCTCCAGCAGACCGCCCCGGCAGATATCGAACGCTCCCTGGGCCTGGCAGCGGGCGACCTGCTCGGCTTCTGGCCCGCCCCCAGCCCCGCCCGGTACGACTGA
- a CDS encoding ATP-binding protein yields the protein MSRGRLTARTSAAGVENVLALTYGCARAGTILQMLPSLPFGMEVSPRPRLYLVLWLLAAANAAVVLMVAVLRRRGLSPAGVVVDAALCTVFLVLGTLVVPVQDRVGSWVGWAPGYSVAVVVGMAGLRIATWCVMVTVVTAAYVFFTAEATDFASHSTITGNILTLLVLGCIARIIVRYISRVAADADAARAQVAELARDEEKRRAELTMHDSIAIMHLLTDPTLPAATRAQLCEQAAAEIRRMRAYLRDGPDAPYRSCAGKPGATGDVALLDVLNEGMSGFADLGLEPALDLADGVTVDPATAEAVRGAMAGVLHNVRRHARATMVIVHADAERDRARWIVTIRDNGIGFDTATTTLGTGLGRQVLAELERHALTASIASGPGLGTRITIEGKLRP from the coding sequence GTGTCGCGAGGCCGACTGACGGCGCGCACGTCGGCCGCCGGGGTGGAGAACGTCCTCGCGCTCACCTACGGCTGCGCACGTGCCGGGACGATCCTGCAGATGCTGCCCTCGTTGCCTTTCGGTATGGAGGTGAGCCCAAGGCCCCGCCTCTACCTCGTGCTCTGGCTGCTCGCCGCCGCGAACGCTGCTGTTGTCCTCATGGTTGCCGTGCTGCGGCGCCGCGGGCTGTCACCGGCCGGCGTGGTCGTGGATGCGGCGCTGTGCACCGTGTTCCTCGTCCTGGGCACCCTCGTGGTGCCGGTGCAGGACCGCGTCGGATCCTGGGTCGGCTGGGCACCCGGGTACTCCGTGGCCGTGGTGGTGGGTATGGCGGGACTGCGCATCGCTACCTGGTGCGTCATGGTCACCGTCGTGACCGCCGCCTACGTATTCTTCACCGCCGAGGCCACCGACTTCGCCAGTCACTCGACGATCACCGGCAACATTCTGACTCTCCTGGTCCTCGGCTGCATCGCACGGATCATCGTCCGCTACATCAGCCGCGTCGCCGCCGACGCCGACGCCGCGCGCGCCCAGGTCGCCGAACTCGCCCGTGACGAGGAGAAGCGGCGTGCCGAGCTCACCATGCACGACTCCATCGCGATCATGCATCTGCTCACCGATCCCACCCTCCCCGCCGCCACTCGCGCCCAGCTCTGCGAACAGGCCGCCGCCGAGATCCGGCGGATGCGCGCGTACCTGCGCGACGGACCCGACGCCCCGTACCGGTCCTGCGCCGGCAAACCCGGCGCGACCGGTGACGTGGCGCTCCTCGACGTCCTGAACGAGGGGATGTCGGGATTCGCGGACCTCGGCCTCGAACCCGCCCTGGACCTGGCCGACGGCGTGACGGTGGACCCGGCAACCGCCGAGGCGGTGCGCGGCGCCATGGCCGGCGTCCTGCACAACGTCCGCCGCCACGCACGCGCCACGATGGTCATCGTCCACGCCGATGCCGAACGGGACCGTGCCCGCTGGATCGTCACCATCCGCGACAACGGCATCGGCTTCGACACCGCCACCACTACCCTGGGCACCGGACTGGGGCGCCAGGTTCTCGCCGAACTCGAACGGCACGCGCTTACCGCGAGCATCGCCTCGGGTCCTGGCCTGGGTACCCGGATCACCATCGAAGGGAAGCTCCGCCCATGA
- a CDS encoding response regulator transcription factor produces the protein MQEAAARVFLVDPSAVSRVGLSVLLGREAGLDVVGVAADPASALPSLAKLSPDVVIIDGQDFEPHSSAEIRLLVAGAGEVGPKVLVMVPRLDRVVHSWQAAGSWGVLDSRASPECIAAAVRMIGAGYRLVVPHRESEEPDAEEPPQVTRANVPDLPLEDIGITPRERDVLELVTRGYSNAEISEALFLSESTVKSHVQRMLGKLALRNRVHAVIYAYEKGIVRAGGNVR, from the coding sequence ATGCAAGAGGCTGCCGCCAGGGTATTTCTGGTGGATCCGAGCGCTGTTTCGAGGGTTGGGCTGAGTGTTCTGCTGGGCCGTGAAGCGGGTCTGGATGTAGTCGGCGTGGCCGCCGACCCGGCGAGCGCACTGCCCAGTCTCGCCAAGCTCTCGCCGGACGTCGTGATCATCGACGGCCAGGACTTCGAACCGCACTCCTCCGCGGAGATCAGACTGCTCGTCGCCGGCGCGGGCGAGGTCGGCCCAAAAGTGCTGGTCATGGTGCCGCGGCTGGACCGGGTGGTGCACAGCTGGCAGGCGGCGGGCTCCTGGGGGGTACTGGACAGCCGGGCCAGCCCCGAGTGCATCGCTGCCGCCGTCCGCATGATCGGCGCCGGCTATCGGCTGGTCGTGCCGCACCGCGAGAGCGAGGAACCGGACGCCGAAGAGCCCCCGCAGGTGACGCGGGCGAATGTTCCGGATCTACCGCTGGAAGATATCGGAATAACTCCCAGAGAACGCGATGTGCTGGAACTCGTTACCCGCGGGTATTCCAATGCAGAAATTTCGGAAGCGCTTTTCCTGAGTGAAAGCACGGTTAAATCCCATGTTCAGCGCATGCTGGGGAAGCTCGCGTTGCGCAACCGGGTGCACGCCGTCATATACGCCTACGAAAAAGGTATCGTGCGGGCCGGTGGCAATGTTCGATGA
- a CDS encoding TetR/AcrR family transcriptional regulator, with protein MTTTGPTPRRSRGRPAGSRSGETETRVRILEAARELFASRTYGATTIRAVAAAADVNPALVHHFFGTKRDLFAATVQLPEPLVGQLPGLVAGDMKDIGRYIVRLYLTMWQDPSTARPLAAMVRTGMSDPEAADILKQVLTSTILGPLAAASGRDQPGLRITLAATHLVGLAMGRHILTLQPLTEADVDHLAACVGPAIQHYLTGPLPPPPSASTGGTAC; from the coding sequence GTGACAACGACAGGCCCCACCCCTCGACGCAGCCGCGGACGGCCCGCGGGAAGCCGTTCCGGCGAGACCGAGACCCGCGTGCGGATCCTGGAGGCCGCCAGGGAGTTGTTCGCCAGCCGCACCTACGGCGCCACGACGATCCGCGCCGTCGCCGCCGCCGCCGATGTCAACCCGGCACTGGTGCACCACTTCTTCGGCACCAAGCGCGACCTGTTCGCCGCCACCGTGCAACTGCCGGAGCCGCTCGTCGGCCAGTTGCCCGGACTCGTTGCGGGCGACATGAAGGACATAGGCCGCTACATCGTCCGCCTCTATCTGACGATGTGGCAGGACCCGTCCACCGCACGTCCGCTGGCCGCCATGGTCCGCACGGGCATGTCCGATCCGGAGGCCGCGGACATCCTCAAGCAGGTGCTCACCTCCACGATCCTCGGTCCGCTGGCCGCGGCCTCCGGCCGGGACCAGCCGGGCCTGCGCATCACCCTGGCCGCCACCCACCTCGTGGGCCTGGCGATGGGCCGGCACATCCTCACCCTCCAGCCCCTCACCGAGGCCGACGTCGATCACCTCGCGGCATGCGTCGGCCCGGCCATCCAGCACTACCTCACCGGACCCCTGCCGCCCCCGCCGTCTGCCTCCACCGGCGGAACCGCCTGTTGA